In one window of Oryza sativa Japonica Group chromosome 9, ASM3414082v1 DNA:
- the LOC4346877 gene encoding probable glutathione S-transferase GSTU1 — MADEVVLLDLWVSPFGQRCRIALAEKGVEYEYSEQSLADKSDLLLRSNPVHKKVPVLLHAGRPVCESLVILEYIDETWPPEPEKKKESPRLLPSDPYARARARFWADYVDKKLFDCQTRLWKLRAGDAAHEQAKRDMAEALGTLEAELGEGDYFGGEAFGYLDVVLVPFVAWFHAYERLAGFAVAEICPRLVAWGERCKGRDSVAKTLTDPEKVYEFALYLKAKFGAK, encoded by the coding sequence ATGGCGGACGAGGTGGTGCTCCTGGACTTGTGGGTGAGCCCGTTCGGGCAGCGTTGCCGGATCGCGCTTGCGGAGAAGGGCGTGGAGTACGAGTACAGCGAGCAGAGCCTCGCCGACAAgagcgacctcctcctccgctccaaCCCCGTCCACAAGAAGGTCCCCGtcctcctccacgccggccgccCCGTCTGCGAGTCCCTCGTCATCCTCGAGTACATCGACGAGACAtggccgccggagccggagaagaagaaggagtcGCCGCGTCTCCTCCCCAGCGACCCCtacgcccgcgcgcgtgccagGTTCTGGGCGGACTACGTCGACAAGAAGCTGTTCGACTGCCAGACACGCCTCTGGAAGCTCAgggccggcgacgccgcgcACGAGCAGGCCAAGAGGGACATGGCGGAGGCGCTGGGGACGCTGgaggcggagctcggggagggggACTACTTCGGCGGCGAGGCGTTCGGCTACCTCGACGTCGTGCTCGTGCCGTTCGTGGCGTGGTTCCACGCCTACGAGAGGCTCGCGGGATTCGCCGTGGCGGAGATCTGCCCGCGGCTGGTGGCGTGGGGGGAACGATGCAAGGGGAGGGACAGCGTCGCCAAGACGCTTACTGATCCTGAGAAGGTGTACGAGTTCGCGCTCTACCTCAAGGCCAAGTTTGGCGCCAAGTAG
- the LOC4346878 gene encoding FCS-Like Zinc finger 6, with protein MMVGKRGRGGSKNNPMRRTTSMTEFSPPDVLAAVVEEEGEDLEAMMMVGQPGGGGGDGAQDWLASFGREGGGGGGGGGAPGQDWLAAYRARAAPARAGLRRNSADYCSVETASFLRSCGLCRRRLGPGRDTFMYKGEAAFCSLECRQQHMTQEEWQDKCGVTSMKKEAPAPPNGRRRSSKTTTSGGTVAAA; from the exons ATGATGGTGggcaagagggggaggggagggagcaaGAATAACCCGATGAGGCGGACGACGAGCATGACGGAGTTCTCGCCGCCGGACGtgctggcggcggtggtggaggaggagggtgaggatCTCGAGGCCATGATGATGGTGGGccagcccggcggcggcggcggagacggggcGCAGGACTGGCTGGCGTCGTTCGgccgcgaaggcggcggcggaggaggaggaggaggcgcgccgGGGCAGGACTGGCTGGCGGCgtaccgcgcgcgcgccgcgccggcgagggcggggCTGAGGCGGAACTCCGCCGACTACTGCTCCGTCGAGACCGCCTCGTTCCTCCGCTCCTGcggcctctgccgccgccgcctcggccccgGCCGCGACACCTTCATGTACAA GGGAGAGGCGGCGTTCTGCAGCCTGGAGTGCAGGCAGCAGCACATGACGCAGGAGGAGTGGCAGGACAAGTGCGGGGTGACGTCCATGAAGAaggaggcgccggcgccgcccaacggccgccgccgctccagcaagaccaccaccagcggcggcacggtggcggcggcatga